Proteins encoded by one window of Lactobacillus paragasseri:
- a CDS encoding ChbG/HpnK family deacetylase, with the protein MKQILIRADDLGYSRAVNYGIYDAIHNGIINNVGVMVNMPATEHGLDLLKNEDIDFGMHTDITNGKPILPPDQVPSLVDEHGNFKRSKIYRDNYGKQDFTNLDEVIAEIDAQYHQFLELIGKKPDYFEGHAVMSDNFIKGLHIVAEEYDLPILDFAFDNQPVSFKKETRFSPYMESMKPNYDPEKVFLTMLKHADEEVIPMMICHPGYLDQYILNTSSLTIPRTQEVDFAMDPKIRKIIEKEQIHLVRYSECK; encoded by the coding sequence ATGAAACAAATACTAATTCGTGCAGATGATCTTGGTTATTCAAGAGCTGTAAATTATGGCATCTACGATGCAATTCATAATGGAATAATTAATAATGTTGGTGTAATGGTAAATATGCCTGCAACTGAACATGGACTAGATTTATTAAAGAACGAAGATATTGATTTCGGGATGCATACTGATATTACCAATGGCAAACCGATTCTTCCTCCTGATCAAGTGCCGTCGTTAGTAGATGAACACGGTAATTTTAAGCGTTCTAAAATTTATCGAGATAATTATGGTAAGCAAGATTTTACAAATTTAGATGAAGTTATTGCTGAGATTGACGCTCAATATCATCAATTTTTAGAATTAATTGGTAAGAAGCCTGACTATTTTGAAGGTCATGCGGTTATGAGTGATAACTTTATTAAAGGTTTGCATATTGTTGCTGAAGAGTATGATTTACCAATTTTAGATTTTGCTTTTGATAATCAGCCAGTTAGTTTTAAGAAAGAAACACGTTTCAGTCCATATATGGAAAGTATGAAACCTAATTATGATCCTGAAAAGGTATTTTTAACAATGCTTAAGCATGCTGATGAAGAAGTAATTCCAATGATGATTTGTCATCCCGGATATTTAGACCAGTATATTTTAAATACTTCTAGTTTAACTATTCCTAGAACTCAAGAAGTTGATTTTGCAATGGATCCGAAGATTAGAAAAATCATTGAAAAAGAGCAGATTCATTTAGTTAGATATAGTGAATGCAAATAA
- a CDS encoding RpiB/LacA/LacB family sugar-phosphate isomerase, with translation MKIGLIQASSQKQKNGILEHYLNAAINSDDQLINFGIYPNSNTNLSYVQVFLAIALLINSKSLDFIVTGCTSGQGMMLACNTFPNIQCGYLPTPQDAFLFSHINNGNVISFPLGLNWGWSGEINFSETMKALFKQPWGTGYPPSQASRKVKNTTEVKEFNQLNKKSMTSILPSVDSDLLVPVLKYEPVYNFIIQNGKDTELVNLIKKLKHSYFN, from the coding sequence ATGAAAATAGGTCTTATTCAAGCAAGTTCGCAAAAACAAAAAAACGGAATTTTAGAACATTATTTAAATGCAGCAATTAACTCTGACGATCAGTTAATCAACTTCGGTATTTATCCAAATAGCAATACCAACCTATCTTATGTTCAAGTTTTTCTAGCAATTGCATTATTAATTAATAGTAAGTCATTAGACTTCATTGTCACTGGCTGCACGTCTGGTCAAGGGATGATGCTTGCTTGCAATACTTTCCCCAATATTCAATGTGGCTATCTTCCTACTCCACAAGATGCTTTTCTATTCAGCCATATTAATAATGGAAATGTGATTTCCTTTCCTTTGGGACTAAATTGGGGATGGAGCGGAGAAATTAATTTTTCAGAAACTATGAAAGCTCTATTTAAACAGCCTTGGGGCACTGGCTACCCTCCCTCTCAAGCATCCAGAAAGGTTAAAAACACTACAGAAGTAAAAGAATTTAACCAACTAAATAAAAAATCGATGACTTCAATTCTTCCTTCTGTTGACTCCGATCTATTGGTTCCTGTCTTAAAGTACGAGCCAGTTTATAATTTCATTATCCAAAATGGTAAAGATACTGAACTAGTTAATTTGATTAAGAAATTAAAGCACTCATATTTCAATTAG
- a CDS encoding bifunctional metallophosphatase/5'-nucleotidase, giving the protein MKNHRRVLIGSLASAALMSLFLVNNGSVKADEVVQPNQVQQSSQVKVTTNQDNAKKPNNDQWANPADYKNDIPVQVLGINDLHGNIDTTGKAYVGRGMHYNAGNAARLSSYLNNAEKDFKDKNPEGNTFRVEAGDMVGASPATSSLLQDEPTMKSLKAMNVNIGTLGNHEFDEGLGEFDRIVEGKAPQKGQFNQEEQNYPHENSNLQIVISNVINKKDQTVPFNWQPYLTKEVKAGDKSSKVGFIGVVTADMPKLTFAKNLKDYQILDPAETIAKYDHILQNQGVNAIVVLAHTGVSTYKGKTSGEAVDILKKLYKIDPNNSVDLYVAAHSHQYANGTVGRTKIVQANKFSMAYDDAIGYIDPKTNDFVNGSLVTHVYPVMSPREDKLTKADPKVEAIIKDAENRTSKITNSVIGKTTPGTEISTSLNDNKENAVGDLVVDAQLFEAKKKGIQADFAITNGGGVRSNLNIESDGSIKWKSAQAVQPFNNQIQVFNLTGKQIYDVLNSQYVKDGERYYLVSGMRYAYTDTDDPSHPQKVAVMLDSTGKQIDLNKTYRVITSNYLVDSTAEFKGAKKVADVGIDTDLFVDYFKDQTAAGKLILAPELNRKFYLTKPQLAELLNKLKQEAQASKQNTVNNKLDEKNSQPANKTDKLVNRVDETKVSEPERSKKTAAVAKVVYVIYKAKKDENTLKVVNETVGKSSSSAIFTRSKNLNRNESKKASLPKTGAENVSWISWLGLALTSLVSVFGLGIKKRK; this is encoded by the coding sequence ATGAAAAATCATCGTCGTGTTTTGATTGGTAGTTTAGCTAGTGCAGCATTAATGAGCTTGTTTTTGGTAAACAATGGTTCAGTTAAGGCTGATGAAGTCGTTCAGCCAAATCAAGTTCAACAAAGTAGTCAAGTAAAGGTCACAACGAATCAAGATAATGCTAAAAAGCCGAACAATGATCAATGGGCAAATCCCGCTGATTATAAGAATGATATTCCAGTCCAAGTGTTAGGTATTAATGATTTACATGGAAATATTGATACCACTGGGAAAGCATATGTTGGACGAGGAATGCATTATAATGCTGGAAATGCTGCACGCCTAAGTAGTTATTTGAACAATGCTGAAAAAGATTTTAAGGATAAGAATCCCGAAGGTAACACATTTAGAGTTGAAGCAGGAGACATGGTAGGTGCTTCTCCAGCAACGTCGTCACTACTTCAAGATGAACCAACGATGAAATCTTTGAAGGCAATGAACGTTAATATTGGTACTCTGGGTAACCATGAATTTGATGAAGGATTAGGTGAATTTGATCGAATTGTAGAAGGTAAAGCTCCTCAAAAAGGACAATTTAACCAAGAAGAGCAGAACTATCCTCATGAAAATTCAAATTTACAGATTGTCATTTCTAATGTAATTAATAAAAAAGATCAAACTGTACCATTTAATTGGCAGCCATATTTGACGAAAGAAGTAAAAGCTGGCGATAAATCAAGTAAGGTTGGCTTTATTGGTGTAGTAACTGCTGATATGCCTAAACTTACTTTTGCTAAAAATTTAAAAGATTATCAAATTTTAGATCCTGCTGAAACAATTGCAAAGTATGATCACATTTTGCAAAATCAAGGTGTGAATGCGATTGTCGTTTTAGCCCATACTGGTGTTTCAACCTATAAAGGTAAAACTAGTGGAGAAGCAGTCGATATTTTGAAGAAGCTGTATAAAATTGATCCTAATAATTCTGTAGATTTATATGTTGCTGCTCATTCACATCAGTATGCAAATGGTACAGTTGGTAGAACTAAAATTGTTCAAGCTAATAAATTTTCAATGGCTTATGATGATGCAATTGGTTATATTGATCCTAAGACGAACGATTTTGTTAATGGTAGTTTGGTAACTCATGTTTATCCTGTTATGTCACCAAGAGAGGATAAGCTTACCAAGGCTGACCCTAAAGTCGAAGCAATTATTAAAGATGCAGAAAATCGTACTAGCAAGATTACAAATTCTGTGATTGGTAAAACAACTCCAGGTACCGAAATTAGTACTAGTCTCAATGATAATAAAGAAAATGCAGTTGGCGATTTAGTTGTTGATGCCCAACTTTTTGAAGCTAAGAAGAAAGGAATTCAAGCTGACTTTGCTATCACTAATGGAGGCGGTGTTCGAAGTAATTTAAATATTGAAAGTGATGGATCAATAAAGTGGAAGTCTGCTCAAGCTGTTCAACCTTTTAATAATCAAATTCAAGTTTTTAATTTAACAGGAAAGCAAATTTACGATGTCTTGAATTCACAATATGTAAAAGATGGTGAGCGTTACTATCTCGTTAGTGGTATGCGTTATGCTTATACGGATACTGATGATCCTTCTCATCCGCAAAAAGTTGCTGTCATGTTAGACAGCACTGGTAAGCAAATTGATTTAAACAAGACTTATCGAGTTATTACAAGCAACTATTTAGTAGATTCAACTGCTGAATTTAAGGGTGCAAAAAAGGTGGCTGATGTAGGAATTGATACTGATTTATTCGTAGATTATTTCAAAGATCAAACAGCAGCTGGTAAACTAATTCTTGCTCCTGAATTGAATCGTAAGTTTTATCTAACTAAGCCTCAGTTAGCTGAATTATTAAATAAGCTAAAGCAAGAAGCGCAAGCATCAAAACAAAATACGGTAAATAATAAATTAGATGAGAAAAATAGTCAGCCTGCAAATAAAACTGATAAGTTGGTAAATAGAGTAGATGAGACTAAGGTATCTGAACCAGAACGATCAAAGAAAACAGCAGCGGTTGCAAAGGTTGTTTATGTAATTTATAAAGCTAAAAAAGATGAAAATACACTTAAAGTCGTAAATGAAACTGTAGGCAAAAGTTCTAGTTCAGCTATATTTACAAGAAGTAAGAATCTTAATAGAAATGAATCTAAAAAAGCTTCACTGCCAAAAACAGGGGCAGAGAATGTATCTTGGATTTCTTGGTTAGGATTAGCTTTAACTAGCTTAGTTAGCGTATTTGGATTGGGTATTAAGAAAAGAAAATAA
- a CDS encoding GNAT family acetyltransferase encodes MNGKMSVKIKKIKDSQYIVWCDEKDIGTITTYHNEFHNKYLYLKFNLTKYPTYFPFSKIKQIEGQSLQVMTSSPNTNLIHLLLQNGFKCKRQCYTPEVTKKDLKIKLNSNYSIHPFNANSKNYSALCHLLYQYYQEVHQAVSPLTVSENTFVKEVPTKTGYYSTNKDGKIENFVFTEKNEIAYICSFSEKSCDLFIQAVLSKMFNKYSSIFFEADDTDWAATKLLDCFNVDKENSFNTYIYI; translated from the coding sequence ATGAATGGAAAAATGTCGGTAAAAATTAAAAAGATCAAAGATAGTCAATATATTGTTTGGTGCGATGAAAAAGACATAGGCACTATTACTACTTACCATAACGAATTCCATAATAAGTATCTTTATCTAAAATTTAACTTGACTAAATATCCTACTTACTTTCCATTTAGCAAAATCAAGCAAATCGAAGGTCAATCGCTTCAAGTAATGACCTCTTCACCTAATACTAATTTAATTCATTTATTGCTTCAAAATGGATTTAAATGTAAACGTCAATGCTACACTCCTGAAGTAACAAAGAAAGATTTGAAAATAAAGCTAAATTCTAATTATTCTATCCATCCCTTCAATGCAAATAGTAAAAATTACTCTGCGCTATGTCATTTGCTATATCAATACTATCAAGAAGTGCATCAAGCTGTATCTCCTTTAACTGTTTCTGAAAATACTTTTGTCAAAGAAGTTCCAACCAAAACTGGCTATTATAGTACAAATAAAGATGGGAAAATTGAAAATTTCGTTTTTACTGAAAAAAATGAGATAGCTTATATCTGCTCATTTAGCGAAAAGTCATGTGATCTATTTATTCAGGCAGTTTTAAGCAAAATGTTCAATAAGTATTCCTCCATTTTCTTTGAAGCAGACGACACAGATTGGGCTGCAACTAAGTTACTTGATTGCTTTAATGTCGATAAAGAAAATAGTTTTAATACTTATATTTATATATGA
- a CDS encoding DUF975 family protein, with the protein MEINRKELRQTARKQLKGNWLWVIGLLIIPGIVNLFLEYITNYVWTGSFNTNNLSLVSWWQGLGWSIFTIITGLIATMIAWGVQYATLAFRDTGEKPNIFKAMFSSFTNGYFSKTFLTSLLTTLFTFFWGLLLIIPGIIKRFSYAMTPYIMKDMIDSKHEMTATEAISESRKIMKGNKTTLFIIWLTFNIWYFIITLIGIVIAFLYLKPFNKPLADLIFQALIAYLIAIILIAIINFLLSLYLQPYYRQTVANFYRSLAGDKYLKKGNN; encoded by the coding sequence ATGGAAATCAACCGCAAAGAATTAAGACAAACTGCTCGTAAACAGCTTAAAGGTAACTGGCTGTGGGTAATTGGATTGTTAATTATTCCTGGAATTGTTAATTTATTCCTCGAATATATAACTAATTATGTCTGGACCGGTAGTTTTAATACTAATAATCTTTCTCTTGTTTCATGGTGGCAAGGCTTAGGCTGGAGCATATTTACGATCATTACCGGTTTAATTGCTACGATGATTGCTTGGGGAGTCCAGTATGCAACATTAGCTTTTAGAGATACAGGGGAAAAGCCAAATATTTTTAAAGCAATGTTTTCTAGTTTTACTAATGGCTATTTTTCTAAAACATTTCTTACTAGCTTGCTAACTACCCTATTTACTTTTTTCTGGGGTCTTTTATTAATAATTCCTGGTATCATTAAAAGATTTTCTTACGCAATGACACCTTACATTATGAAGGATATGATTGATTCAAAACACGAAATGACAGCAACAGAAGCAATCAGTGAATCACGCAAGATCATGAAAGGCAATAAAACTACTTTATTCATCATTTGGTTAACTTTCAATATTTGGTACTTTATTATTACTTTAATTGGAATAGTTATTGCTTTTCTTTACCTGAAACCATTTAATAAACCGTTAGCTGATCTCATTTTCCAAGCATTGATTGCATATTTAATTGCAATTATTCTAATCGCTATCATCAACTTTTTACTCTCCCTTTACCTTCAACCATATTATCGCCAAACCGTTGCCAACTTTTACCGCAGTTTAGCAGGCGATAAGTATCTAAAAAAAGGAAATAATTAA
- a CDS encoding SPFH domain-containing protein: MQILLIVLVILLLVLLALSFHIVPQNYEGLVETLGKYSRTVKAGFVMIFPGVQRIRKVSLALQPLEISKYRIITKDNAEITTSLTLNYLVTDSYKYFYNNTDSVESMVQLIRGHLRDIIGRMELNEALGSTSQINAQLADAIGDLTDIYGIRVVRVNVDELLPSPEIQKAMDKQLTADREKTAAIARAEGEARNIELTTKAKNDALVATAKANAEAIKTQADADAYRIKKLQESLDKAGEGYFRNQSLDSFNQLAQGPNNLIVVDKDEISNLGKIPAAKKIWDQSKNED; this comes from the coding sequence ATGCAAATTTTACTAATTGTTTTGGTGATCTTACTTTTAGTTTTACTAGCTTTAAGCTTTCATATTGTTCCGCAAAACTATGAAGGCTTAGTTGAAACATTAGGTAAGTATTCACGCACTGTAAAAGCAGGCTTTGTGATGATTTTTCCTGGAGTTCAAAGAATTAGAAAAGTATCGCTAGCTCTTCAGCCTTTAGAAATTTCTAAATACCGAATTATTACTAAAGATAATGCTGAAATTACTACTAGCCTAACTTTAAACTATCTTGTCACTGATTCTTACAAGTACTTCTACAACAACACTGATTCTGTTGAATCGATGGTGCAATTAATTCGTGGTCACCTTCGTGATATTATTGGTCGAATGGAATTAAACGAAGCCTTGGGTTCAACTAGTCAGATTAACGCACAACTTGCGGATGCAATTGGCGATTTGACTGATATTTACGGCATTCGCGTTGTTCGGGTCAATGTTGACGAATTGCTTCCTAGTCCAGAAATTCAAAAGGCAATGGACAAACAGTTAACAGCCGACCGTGAAAAGACTGCTGCGATTGCACGTGCTGAAGGTGAAGCAAGAAATATTGAATTAACCACTAAGGCTAAAAATGATGCTCTAGTTGCAACTGCTAAAGCAAATGCAGAAGCTATTAAAACGCAAGCAGATGCAGATGCTTATCGAATTAAGAAATTACAAGAATCACTTGATAAGGCTGGCGAAGGCTACTTTAGAAATCAAAGTCTTGATAGCTTCAACCAACTTGCTCAGGGTCCTAACAATTTAATCGTTGTTGATAAAGACGAAATTAGCAATTTAGGAAAAATTCCAGCTGCTAAAAAAATCTGGGACCAAAGCAAAAATGAAGACTAA
- a CDS encoding helix-turn-helix domain-containing protein — protein MTIGELLKQTRQSLGLTQTEMAAGIVSTSYYSKVERNIHQISADELIAILNRHHIDNASFFAHLSSSNSQKKRDFIKEIGDAYEKKDKQTLLAIKKDIDQLPDSKQKKYYQLQIELVLNVYLTKADDIPDELKNDLKKFVFQDNNWNENSLQLFRETIRVYDIDELTFLVNAILVKYQQPAELPIKTQEILGGICINFLDKCYEHNTPELIKQPLQYISKLSNASELLLVKILKNYYQAVFNKNADEVKDIGGLLEKAGWKDFVSVLPHLSN, from the coding sequence ATGACTATTGGTGAATTGCTAAAACAAACAAGACAATCTCTTGGCTTAACTCAAACAGAGATGGCAGCCGGCATTGTTTCAACTTCTTATTATTCAAAAGTAGAACGAAATATTCATCAAATTAGTGCTGATGAATTAATTGCTATTCTCAATAGACATCATATTGACAATGCATCTTTCTTTGCTCATCTTTCTAGTTCTAATTCTCAAAAAAAAAGAGATTTTATAAAAGAAATAGGGGATGCTTATGAGAAAAAAGATAAGCAAACGCTTTTGGCAATAAAAAAAGATATCGATCAATTGCCAGATTCTAAGCAAAAAAAGTATTATCAGCTGCAAATTGAATTGGTTTTGAATGTTTATTTAACAAAAGCAGATGATATTCCAGATGAATTAAAGAATGATTTGAAGAAATTTGTTTTTCAAGATAATAATTGGAATGAAAATTCGCTGCAGTTATTTAGAGAAACGATTCGTGTTTACGATATAGATGAGCTAACTTTTCTAGTAAATGCAATTTTAGTCAAGTATCAACAGCCAGCCGAGTTGCCTATAAAGACGCAGGAGATCTTAGGAGGAATTTGCATTAACTTTTTAGATAAGTGTTATGAACACAACACACCTGAATTGATAAAGCAACCACTACAATATATCTCAAAACTTTCAAATGCTTCGGAATTACTTTTAGTTAAAATACTTAAAAATTATTATCAAGCTGTTTTTAATAAAAATGCAGATGAAGTAAAGGATATTGGTGGTCTTCTTGAAAAAGCAGGCTGGAAAGATTTCGTTTCTGTTTTGCCTCATCTAAGCAACTAA
- a CDS encoding ATP-binding cassette domain-containing protein, translating into MNYLFHYLRKRPGAVGIVIVLTIITSALRVTHALINVNIFNALIKLEFHGFFYWVIIDIAVFAVLSVFLVLMQIQMAKTVQLLSLDLRKDIIRQLSGKSIEEFDKQDTGVYASWLTNDVTTIENDGFYNILQSVQIITDPVFSMIALAKFSWTFIPIIALVSFLTVFLPQLIHKRLASASLSTTKANEKLLNVTNDSLRGFNTFSIFGVEKQLEARVTEAALFLLDKKVKQAKYQSIANNIAGFSNILGQVGIQAWTGYLALEKIISIGVIGSSGNLAYNVFNSLAVIAPIWTEMTALKPIFDKYHLTEKKNYKEEGQDFTENKFDSLEVINLQKKYQDREVFAHPINLCILRNQKVGVYGKSGSGKTTFMKIISGQIRSYTGKIQLNKVELNRLKYSALQKILLYVEQTPYLFNDTVRYNLTLGEHFADNEIIDALKKANLWETISKLPDGLDTEINENGNNFSGGQKQRLALARGLLRKRRLFLLDESTSNLDKKTALKVENTFLGLEDATVIFVSHQLHNENKSAFDQIIEI; encoded by the coding sequence ATGAATTACTTATTTCATTATTTAAGAAAAAGACCGGGAGCAGTAGGAATTGTAATTGTTTTAACTATTATTACTTCGGCTCTAAGAGTGACACATGCCTTAATTAACGTAAATATTTTTAATGCCTTAATTAAGTTAGAATTTCATGGCTTCTTTTATTGGGTGATAATTGATATTGCAGTGTTTGCGGTCTTGTCTGTTTTCTTAGTATTGATGCAAATCCAAATGGCTAAGACAGTGCAGCTTTTGAGTCTAGACTTAAGAAAAGATATTATTCGTCAATTGTCAGGAAAATCAATTGAAGAATTTGATAAGCAAGACACGGGAGTTTATGCGTCTTGGTTAACTAATGACGTGACTACGATCGAAAATGATGGCTTTTACAATATTTTGCAGAGCGTTCAAATCATTACAGATCCTGTGTTTTCAATGATTGCCTTAGCTAAGTTCTCATGGACTTTTATCCCAATTATTGCTTTAGTTTCTTTTTTAACAGTATTTTTGCCGCAACTTATTCATAAAAGGCTTGCTAGTGCTAGTCTTTCGACGACTAAGGCTAATGAAAAATTATTGAATGTTACTAATGATAGCTTACGGGGATTTAATACCTTTTCAATTTTTGGAGTTGAAAAGCAATTAGAGGCTAGAGTTACTGAAGCAGCATTATTTTTATTAGATAAAAAGGTTAAGCAAGCGAAGTACCAATCAATTGCTAATAATATCGCAGGTTTTTCTAATATTTTAGGTCAAGTTGGAATTCAAGCGTGGACCGGCTATTTAGCGCTTGAAAAGATAATTTCAATTGGTGTAATAGGTTCGTCTGGAAATTTAGCTTATAACGTTTTTAACTCTTTAGCTGTAATTGCACCGATATGGACTGAAATGACAGCGTTAAAACCAATTTTTGATAAGTATCATTTAACTGAGAAAAAGAATTATAAAGAAGAGGGACAAGATTTTACTGAAAATAAGTTTGATTCCTTGGAAGTAATTAATTTACAGAAGAAGTATCAAGATAGAGAGGTTTTTGCTCATCCGATAAATCTATGTATTCTAAGAAATCAAAAAGTTGGAGTTTATGGCAAATCGGGTAGTGGTAAGACTACTTTTATGAAAATTATTTCTGGACAAATAAGAAGTTATACTGGTAAGATTCAACTGAATAAAGTAGAACTAAATCGATTAAAGTATAGTGCGCTACAAAAAATTTTACTTTATGTGGAGCAAACTCCATATTTATTCAATGATACTGTTCGTTATAACTTAACCTTAGGAGAACATTTTGCAGATAATGAAATAATCGACGCGCTAAAAAAAGCTAATCTATGGGAAACAATAAGTAAATTACCCGATGGACTAGATACAGAAATAAATGAAAATGGTAACAACTTTTCTGGCGGACAAAAGCAGAGGCTTGCTTTGGCTAGAGGTTTATTGAGAAAGAGAAGACTATTTTTACTTGATGAAAGTACTAGTAATTTAGATAAGAAAACTGCGCTCAAAGTGGAGAATACTTTTTTAGGGCTAGAGGATGCAACTGTAATCTTTGTTAGTCATCAACTTCATAATGAAAATAAGTCTGCTTTTGACCAAATAATTGAAATTTAA
- a CDS encoding nitroreductase family protein, translating to MNAIFERRAVREYANEKIDEEKIQKLIDAFQAAPCALHQTEVMELSVITDPELLKKIEDNTNNSCYNAPLVFMINTKKDSQFGERDASVAAENVMVEAVDLGLASVYVMGGVIALNKFPEFQKELGMDEGYETSVLLPIGYPADNGKPEDRSNRYKIVRK from the coding sequence ATGAACGCAATTTTTGAAAGAAGAGCAGTTAGAGAATATGCTAATGAAAAAATTGATGAAGAAAAGATTCAAAAATTAATTGACGCTTTTCAAGCTGCACCGTGTGCACTGCACCAAACTGAAGTTATGGAGCTGAGTGTAATTACCGACCCAGAACTTCTTAAGAAAATTGAGGACAATACTAACAATTCTTGCTATAATGCACCACTTGTTTTTATGATCAATACTAAAAAAGATAGTCAATTTGGTGAAAGAGATGCTTCGGTAGCAGCAGAAAATGTAATGGTTGAAGCTGTTGATTTGGGCCTAGCTTCTGTTTATGTAATGGGTGGAGTAATTGCACTAAATAAATTCCCTGAGTTTCAAAAAGAGTTGGGAATGGATGAGGGTTACGAAACTTCAGTACTTTTGCCAATTGGCTATCCTGCTGATAATGGAAAGCCTGAAGATAGATCAAATCGTTATAAGATTGTGAGAAAATAA
- a CDS encoding ATP-binding cassette domain-containing protein, giving the protein MSLKFANKKKLALYIFLACISACGNVVIAYVTKIMLNSAQYHRGSLKQLILIAALGAALLIVIMFLNFAYRYLRSDITRDINLKLKEKTITYLIAQQNDSQKDGLNLMTNDLKQIESLKITNELMIISEIAAFAISILVGLINSWLLTIIFVIATIIPGFIQKFFIKDIQDKSAIWEKQNAEYTQAAVDAINGSKTTMLYDAQIPVISYVAKQAKQMENALRALNYTQGAISTLIITIADIFSFIIPFLVGAILMFNGQIGAGTLVMIVQLSNDFINPITMIFDQLNQIRSTKPIWDKIQKAINFNNKNENAANPSFNQLSVEKLTYTVDDKAILKNVSFTVNANEKVLLMAPSGFGKTTLLRLLIGQLQPTSGSIIIDQQNVTGNWQKSHNYFGYINQKPFMFDRSLHFNLTLGKKYSEEDLNEAIKLAGLTELVKEKGLDYQIGQNGNNLSGGQIQRIEIARSILAKRPILLADEATSALDNELSLQIHQTLLKNSNFAVIEVAHKISHQEKEMFDRIIDLSK; this is encoded by the coding sequence ATGTCACTAAAGTTTGCTAACAAAAAGAAGCTAGCACTTTATATCTTTTTAGCCTGCATAAGTGCTTGTGGTAATGTCGTTATCGCTTATGTCACGAAGATTATGCTTAACAGCGCGCAATATCATCGTGGCTCATTAAAACAATTAATTCTTATCGCTGCATTGGGAGCAGCATTACTGATTGTTATTATGTTTCTCAATTTTGCTTATAGATATTTACGTTCTGATATTACACGTGATATCAACTTGAAGTTGAAAGAGAAAACTATCACTTATTTAATTGCTCAACAAAATGATTCACAAAAAGACGGTCTAAATTTAATGACTAATGACCTAAAACAAATCGAATCATTAAAAATTACGAATGAATTAATGATTATTTCTGAGATTGCTGCTTTTGCAATTTCAATCTTGGTCGGTCTGATCAATTCCTGGCTTCTAACTATCATTTTCGTTATTGCTACAATTATTCCTGGTTTTATTCAAAAGTTCTTCATTAAGGATATTCAAGATAAATCTGCTATCTGGGAAAAGCAAAATGCTGAATATACTCAAGCTGCAGTTGATGCAATTAATGGATCAAAAACAACCATGCTGTATGATGCACAAATACCTGTTATTTCTTATGTCGCCAAGCAGGCAAAACAAATGGAAAATGCATTAAGAGCTTTAAACTACACTCAAGGTGCGATTTCTACGCTAATTATTACTATTGCTGACATTTTCAGCTTTATTATTCCATTCTTGGTTGGAGCAATTTTAATGTTTAATGGTCAAATTGGTGCTGGTACTTTAGTGATGATCGTGCAGCTATCCAACGACTTCATTAATCCAATTACAATGATTTTTGATCAGCTCAATCAGATTCGATCTACTAAGCCTATTTGGGATAAAATTCAAAAAGCAATCAATTTTAATAATAAAAATGAAAATGCTGCAAATCCATCGTTTAACCAGCTATCAGTTGAAAAATTAACATATACAGTTGATGATAAAGCTATCCTAAAGAACGTAAGCTTCACTGTTAATGCTAATGAAAAGGTCCTTTTAATGGCTCCAAGTGGCTTTGGAAAAACAACCTTACTCCGCCTATTAATCGGTCAATTACAGCCAACGAGTGGTTCCATTATAATTGATCAACAAAATGTAACTGGCAACTGGCAAAAATCTCATAATTATTTTGGCTATATCAATCAAAAACCATTCATGTTTGACCGCAGCCTGCATTTTAATTTAACCTTAGGTAAAAAATATTCAGAAGAAGATTTAAATGAAGCAATTAAATTAGCTGGTCTAACAGAATTAGTCAAAGAAAAAGGTCTCGACTACCAAATTGGTCAAAACGGTAATAATCTTTCTGGTGGTCAAATTCAAAGAATCGAAATTGCCAGATCTATTTTGGCTAAACGTCCTATTTTGCTAGCCGATGAAGCAACGAGCGCTTTAGACAATGAACTATCACTACAAATTCATCAGACTTTGCTGAAAAATTCAAATTTTGCAGTAATTGAAGTTGCTCATAAAATCTCACACCAAGAAAAAGAAATGTTTGATAGAATTATTGACTTGAGCAAATAA